A single genomic interval of Streptomyces sp. BA2 harbors:
- a CDS encoding crotonase/enoyl-CoA hydratase family protein has translation MTVRSERQGPVTTIVLSRPDVRNAVDGPTAHALADAFRAFDADPDASVAVLWGEGGTFCAGADLKAIGTPAGNEVTEKGDGPMGPTRMRLSKPVIAAISGHAVAGGLELALWCDLRVADDDAVLGVFCRRWGVPLIDGGTVRLPRLIGESRAMDLVLTGRPVPAAEALAMGLVNRTVPPGTSRAAAERLAAEIAAFPQTCLRNDRLSVQEQGGLTEEEAMAGELRHGLRSLADAADGAARFAAGAGRHGAFTDD, from the coding sequence ATGACCGTACGTTCTGAACGCCAAGGCCCCGTCACCACCATCGTGTTGTCGCGTCCCGACGTACGCAACGCCGTCGACGGGCCCACCGCCCACGCCCTCGCCGACGCGTTCCGTGCCTTCGACGCGGATCCTGACGCGTCCGTCGCCGTGTTGTGGGGCGAAGGCGGCACCTTCTGTGCCGGTGCCGACCTCAAGGCCATCGGGACACCGGCCGGGAACGAGGTGACCGAGAAGGGCGACGGGCCCATGGGTCCGACCCGCATGCGTCTTTCCAAGCCGGTCATCGCGGCGATCTCCGGACATGCCGTCGCCGGAGGCCTGGAACTCGCGCTCTGGTGCGATCTGCGGGTCGCCGACGATGACGCCGTACTGGGAGTCTTCTGCCGCCGTTGGGGCGTTCCGCTCATCGACGGCGGGACCGTGCGGCTGCCACGGCTCATCGGTGAGAGCCGGGCCATGGACCTGGTGCTCACCGGCCGCCCCGTCCCCGCGGCGGAGGCGCTCGCGATGGGACTGGTCAACCGGACCGTACCGCCGGGCACCTCCCGCGCCGCGGCCGAACGCCTCGCCGCGGAGATCGCCGCGTTCCCCCAGACCTGCCTCCGCAACGACCGGCTGTCCGTCCAGGAACAGGGCGGCCTGACCGAGGAGGAGGCGATGGCGGGCGAACTGCGCCACGGCCTGCGGTCCCTCGCCGATGCGGCGGACGGCGCGGCCCGGTTCGCCGCCGGGGCGGGACGGCACGGGGCGTTCACGGACGACTGA
- a CDS encoding YceI family protein yields MTSDTSTVHAATALPLPTGSWEIDPFHSAVNFTIRHLGISKVRGRFTEVTAGLVVGESAETSSVTATIALASIDTGNKDRDAHVRAPDLLDVERRPTMTFRSTRVIGKEDEWTLEGELTIGDVTKPITLAVEFGGLQAFPGDAQRHAGFEATGEIKRSDYGLDFGAGMLGDVVKIQLDMQFLEPAGSAAPQE; encoded by the coding sequence ATGACTTCCGACACGAGTACTGTTCACGCCGCGACCGCGCTTCCCCTCCCCACCGGGAGCTGGGAGATCGACCCGTTCCACTCCGCCGTCAACTTCACCATCCGCCATCTCGGGATCTCGAAGGTGCGGGGGCGGTTCACGGAGGTGACGGCCGGACTGGTCGTGGGCGAGAGCGCCGAGACCTCATCGGTGACGGCGACCATCGCCCTGGCCTCGATCGACACCGGCAACAAGGACCGCGACGCCCACGTCCGCGCGCCGGACCTCCTCGACGTGGAGCGCCGCCCCACGATGACGTTCCGCTCGACGCGGGTCATCGGCAAGGAGGACGAGTGGACCCTGGAGGGCGAACTGACCATCGGGGACGTCACGAAACCCATCACCCTCGCCGTCGAGTTCGGCGGGCTCCAAGCCTTCCCGGGCGACGCCCAGCGCCATGCGGGCTTCGAGGCGACAGGCGAGATCAAGCGCAGCGACTACGGCCTCGACTTCGGCGCCGGGATGCTCGGCGACGTGGTGAAGATCCAGCTGGACATGCAGTTCCTGGAGCCTGCCGGGTCCGCCGCACCGCAGGAGTGA